Proteins encoded in a region of the Diabrotica virgifera virgifera chromosome 4, PGI_DIABVI_V3a genome:
- the LOC114326305 gene encoding troponin C, isoallergen Bla g 6.0101-like: MSGTADKPDDELNYEEYKKLDISKEQLKMLKSIFDSFDLEKKKEIPVDMIGQILDMLGHRLTPDELQAIVKEIDEDGNGVMNFDEFAHLSARFLVEEEEDTEAILRELKDAFRLYDKEGLGYISVDLLKDILKELEPNLSPADLNEMIKEIDTDNSGTVDWEEFKAMMIG, encoded by the exons ATGTCTggt ACTGCTGATAAGCCCGATGATGAATTaaattatgaagagtataaaaaGCTGGATATCTCCAAGGAACAATTAAAAA TGCTTAAATCAATTTTTGACTCCTTTGACTTGGAAAAGAAGAAGGAAATCCCTGTTGACATGATTGGACAAATTCTAGACATGTTGGGTCATCGTCTCACTCCAGATGAATTACAG GCAATTGTCAAAGAAATTGACGAAGACGGTAACGGAGTAATGAATTTTGATGAATTTGCACACTTGTCTGCAAGGTTTCTTGTTGAAGAAGAGGAAGATACTGAAGCAATTCTAAGGGAACTTAAAGATGCTTTTCGATTATATGATAAAGAAG gATTGGGTTATATATCTGTGGATCTCTTAAAGGATATCTTAAAGGAGCTGGAACCAAATCTATCACCAGCAGATCTGAATGAAATGATCAAAGAAATTGACACTGACAACTCTGGTACAGTTGATTGGGaag